The Lactuca sativa cultivar Salinas chromosome 2, Lsat_Salinas_v11, whole genome shotgun sequence genome includes a window with the following:
- the LOC111921757 gene encoding probable phytol kinase 1, chloroplastic isoform X2, with amino-acid sequence MAAAAVAAATTATNPKLSLLRPHFCPPRHAFYPTTPYLNLHGLRNASTFIQKQRRLLLLPPRAFTLDVPGPLLQDAGATIIVVGGAYGLVAGFDYLTQRQIIEQNLSRKLVHILSGLLYMGCWPIFSTSTDARYFAVIAPLLNCTRLLVHGLSLVPNEDLIKSVTREGKPEELLRGPLYYVLMLILSSLLFWRDSPIGVVSLSMMCGGDGIFSRPHVLQISWGEDLGCIKFRTTNRRVGWVASLCLWSVF; translated from the exons ATGGCCGCCGCCGCCGTCGCCGCCGCCACCACCGCAACTAATCCCAAACTCTCCTTGCTACGTCCTCACTTCTGCCCTCCAAGACACGCTTTCTATCCTACTACACCTTATCTCAATTTGCACGGACTTCGGAATGCTTCTACTTTTATTCAAAAGCAACgacgtcttcttcttcttccaccgcGTGCTTTTACCCTCGATGTACCAGGCCCATTGCTTCAGGACGCCGGAGCAACCATTATTGTCGTTGGCGGCGCGTATGGACTTGTCGCTGGTTTTGATTATCTCACACAGCGCCAAATCATCGAACAG AACCTAAGCAGAAAGCTGGTTCATATATTATCTGGATTGCTTTACATGGGTTGCTGGCCAATCTTCAG TACTTCTACAGATGCTCGGTATTTTGCGGTTATAGCGCCCTTATTGAACTGCACTAGGCTTCTTGTTCATGGTCTTTCACTCGTCCCCAATGAAGACCTCATAAAATCAGTCACCCGTGAAGGAAAACCGGA GGAATTGCTTAGGGGACCACTATATTATGTTTTGATGTTGATTCTATCTTCTCTCCTCTTCTGGCGTGACTCACCAATCGGTGTGGTTTCACTATCCATGATGTGTGGTGGCGATGGTATCTTCTCTCGCCCTCAT GTATTGCAGATATCATGGGGAGAAGATTTGGGTTGCATAAAATTCCGTACAACAAACAGAAGAGTTGGGTGGGTAGCATCTCTATGTTTATGGTCGGTTTTTTAG
- the LOC111921757 gene encoding phytol kinase 1, chloroplastic isoform X1: MAAAAVAAATTATNPKLSLLRPHFCPPRHAFYPTTPYLNLHGLRNASTFIQKQRRLLLLPPRAFTLDVPGPLLQDAGATIIVVGGAYGLVAGFDYLTQRQIIEQNLSRKLVHILSGLLYMGCWPIFSTSTDARYFAVIAPLLNCTRLLVHGLSLVPNEDLIKSVTREGKPEELLRGPLYYVLMLILSSLLFWRDSPIGVVSLSMMCGGDGIADIMGRRFGLHKIPYNKQKSWVGSISMFMVGFLVSVGMLYYFSKLGYFELDWLKTMERVAMVAIVATLVESLPTKGGLDDNISVPLVSMLTAYLSFGF; encoded by the exons ATGGCCGCCGCCGCCGTCGCCGCCGCCACCACCGCAACTAATCCCAAACTCTCCTTGCTACGTCCTCACTTCTGCCCTCCAAGACACGCTTTCTATCCTACTACACCTTATCTCAATTTGCACGGACTTCGGAATGCTTCTACTTTTATTCAAAAGCAACgacgtcttcttcttcttccaccgcGTGCTTTTACCCTCGATGTACCAGGCCCATTGCTTCAGGACGCCGGAGCAACCATTATTGTCGTTGGCGGCGCGTATGGACTTGTCGCTGGTTTTGATTATCTCACACAGCGCCAAATCATCGAACAG AACCTAAGCAGAAAGCTGGTTCATATATTATCTGGATTGCTTTACATGGGTTGCTGGCCAATCTTCAG TACTTCTACAGATGCTCGGTATTTTGCGGTTATAGCGCCCTTATTGAACTGCACTAGGCTTCTTGTTCATGGTCTTTCACTCGTCCCCAATGAAGACCTCATAAAATCAGTCACCCGTGAAGGAAAACCGGA GGAATTGCTTAGGGGACCACTATATTATGTTTTGATGTTGATTCTATCTTCTCTCCTCTTCTGGCGTGACTCACCAATCGGTGTGGTTTCACTATCCATGATGTGTGGTGGCGATG GTATTGCAGATATCATGGGGAGAAGATTTGGGTTGCATAAAATTCCGTACAACAAACAGAAGAGTTGGGTGGGTAGCATCTCTATGTTTATGGTCGGTTTTTTAGTCTCGGTTGG GATGTTATACTACTTTTCAAAGTTGGGGTACTTTGAGCTAGACTGGTTAAAGACAATGGAACGAGTTGCAATGGTTGCGATTGTGGCAACATTGGTGGAGTCCCTCCCGACAAAAGGAGGTCTGGATGATAACATATCTGTTCCTTTGGTAAGCATGCTAACAGCTTATTTGAGTTTTGGGTTTTAA